One stretch of Calonectris borealis chromosome 5, bCalBor7.hap1.2, whole genome shotgun sequence DNA includes these proteins:
- the GPHB5 gene encoding glycoprotein hormone beta-5, with translation MKLHCMILGALLLLLLVGCGGALKTSAIDLRTFIGCAVREFTFLAKKPGCKGLRVTTDACWGRCETWEKPVLEPPYIESYHRVCTYNETKMMTVKLPKCAPNVDPFYTYPVAIRCDCDICSTATTECETA, from the exons ATGAAGCTCCACTGCATGATCCTGGGCgctctgcttctcctgctgctggtggGCTGTGGCGGTGCACTCAAGACCTCCGCCATCGACCTGCGCACCTTCATCGGCTGCGCTGTGCGCGAGTTCACCTTCCTGGCCAAGAAACCCGGCTGCAAGGGGCTGCGGGTGACGACGGACGCGTGCTGGGGACGCTGCGAGACCTGGGAG AAGCCAGTGTTGGAACCACCTTACATCGAGTCTTACCACCGTGTTTGCACCTACAACGAGACCAAGATGATGACGGTGAAGCTGCCCAAGTGTGCCCCCAACGTGGATCCCTTCTACACCTACCCGGTGGCCATCCGCTGCGACTGCGACATCTGCTCCACTGCAACGACCGAATGCGAGACTGCCTGA